In Edaphobacter paludis, a single window of DNA contains:
- a CDS encoding CoA transferase subunit A — MDKVVSSADAAVADIGSGATVMLGGFGLCGIPENLIAALVRRGITGLHTISNNMGVDGFGMGLMLEAGMIASHIGSYVGENRRLETMVLRGELDLTLVPQGTLAERIRAGGAGIPAFYTPTGLGTIVAEGKETRTIGNRTYVLEQALHADVALIKAWRGDRYGNLVYRKTARNFNPVMATAADLTIAEVEELVEPGMLDPDHIVTPGIYVDRIVVGAAYVKPIESKFIQSGGAA; from the coding sequence ATGGACAAAGTTGTCTCTTCCGCGGATGCTGCTGTTGCCGATATTGGCAGTGGTGCAACCGTCATGCTGGGCGGCTTTGGCTTGTGCGGGATTCCGGAGAACCTGATTGCGGCGCTGGTGCGGCGGGGCATCACAGGGCTGCATACGATCAGTAACAATATGGGCGTCGACGGCTTTGGCATGGGTTTGATGCTGGAGGCGGGCATGATCGCGTCGCACATCGGAAGCTATGTTGGGGAGAACCGCCGGCTGGAGACGATGGTGCTGCGTGGGGAACTTGACTTGACGCTGGTTCCGCAGGGTACGTTGGCCGAGCGGATTCGTGCAGGCGGCGCGGGGATTCCAGCGTTTTATACGCCTACGGGGCTGGGGACAATCGTTGCGGAGGGGAAAGAGACGCGCACGATCGGCAATCGGACTTACGTTCTGGAGCAAGCGCTGCATGCCGATGTTGCTTTGATCAAGGCGTGGCGCGGAGACCGCTATGGCAATCTCGTCTATCGCAAGACGGCGCGGAACTTCAACCCCGTGATGGCGACGGCTGCTGACCTGACAATTGCCGAAGTGGAGGAACTGGTCGAGCCGGGAATGCTCGATCCTGACCACATCGTTACGCCGGGAATCTATGTTGACCGCATCGTTGTGGGTGCGGCTTACGTCAAGCCGATTGAGTCAAAGTTCATCCAATCCGGAGGCGCGGCGTGA
- a CDS encoding 3-oxoacid CoA-transferase subunit B codes for MSGKERIARRIAREIKDGFYVNLGIGLPTMIAAYVPAGINVVFQSENGMLGVGPPPAEENADPDLLNAGKQPVTELPGCSFFGSEQSFAMIRGGHMDMSVLGAMQVDEQGDLANWTIPGKMVKGMGGAMDLVAGARRVVVAMEHQTRDGAPKILKACTLPLTGKHVVHDIVTELCWIRVTPEGLLLTEVADGFDAAAVQARTEAKLIIAPDLRLMSAALPGQ; via the coding sequence GTGAGCGGCAAGGAACGCATTGCGCGAAGGATTGCTCGCGAGATCAAGGATGGCTTTTACGTCAACCTCGGCATCGGCCTGCCTACGATGATTGCGGCTTATGTTCCTGCTGGAATCAATGTCGTATTTCAGTCGGAGAATGGGATGTTGGGTGTGGGGCCGCCGCCTGCTGAAGAGAATGCCGATCCTGATCTGCTGAATGCAGGGAAGCAGCCAGTGACAGAGTTGCCAGGATGCTCGTTCTTCGGCAGCGAACAGTCGTTTGCCATGATTCGTGGTGGACACATGGACATGAGTGTGTTGGGCGCCATGCAGGTGGATGAGCAAGGCGATCTGGCAAACTGGACTATTCCAGGCAAGATGGTAAAGGGCATGGGTGGAGCGATGGATTTGGTCGCGGGGGCCCGACGCGTAGTCGTGGCCATGGAACACCAGACCAGGGATGGTGCCCCGAAGATTTTGAAGGCGTGTACACTGCCGCTGACGGGGAAGCATGTCGTCCACGATATTGTGACCGAGCTGTGCTGGATTCGCGTGACGCCGGAGGGCCTGCTGCTGACCGAGGTGGCTGACGGCTTCGACGCTGCCGCGGTGCAGGCTCGAACCGAGGCGAAATTGATCATCGCTCCCGATCTGCGATTGATGAGTGCCGCCTTGCCGGGACAATAA
- a CDS encoding fucose isomerase produces MREVILVTSGDLRLSANKACWPAQEELERKLTQCFAREGVVVKRAFPVDTGAGHGFISSQRMGMDIFSGIDPDANLVFATAAWQYSHHVLPGMRSHRGPMLTVANWSGQWPGLVGLLNLNGSLIKAGVKFNSLWSEDFNDEFFLHGIREWIRLGSVTHDLSHVRDLDVNALPADAANTGKELAQSLQKRKAILGVFDEGCMGMYNAIIDDELLNAAGVFKERLSQSALVARMRTVSDDDAKGVRQWLNAKGLRFATGKDEKTELTDAQIHEQCKMYIAATRIADEFGCDAIGIQYQQGLKDMVPASDLVEGLLNNADRPPVRGEHGKELYAGGPLPHFNEVDECAGLDALVTNRCWTALKLDPSTTLHDLRWGEHYQGDGIDDFVWVLQISGAAPASHFVDGYRGASSERQPPMYFPLGGGTLKGVGKPGKIVWSRVFVEDNALHVDIGLGSVVQLPEEETMRRWQQTTIQWPMVSAIFDGISRDSFMARHRANHVSIAYASDARTASQALATKSAMFHELGVQVHLCGLVNFD; encoded by the coding sequence ATGAGAGAAGTCATTCTCGTCACCAGCGGAGATTTGCGGCTCTCGGCGAATAAGGCCTGCTGGCCTGCCCAGGAGGAACTGGAGCGGAAGCTGACCCAATGTTTTGCCAGGGAAGGTGTCGTGGTGAAGCGGGCCTTTCCCGTCGATACCGGTGCCGGGCACGGCTTCATCTCGAGCCAGCGGATGGGCATGGATATCTTCAGCGGCATCGACCCTGATGCGAATCTCGTCTTCGCAACGGCAGCATGGCAGTATAGCCATCATGTGCTGCCTGGCATGCGCAGTCATCGCGGACCGATGCTGACCGTCGCAAACTGGTCCGGTCAGTGGCCCGGGCTGGTGGGCCTGTTGAACCTTAATGGTTCGCTTATCAAAGCCGGAGTAAAGTTCAATTCGTTGTGGAGCGAAGACTTCAACGACGAGTTTTTCCTTCACGGGATCAGGGAGTGGATCAGGCTGGGAAGCGTGACGCATGACCTTTCGCATGTCCGCGATCTGGACGTGAATGCGCTGCCCGCAGATGCCGCGAATACGGGGAAGGAGCTTGCGCAATCTTTGCAGAAACGAAAGGCCATTCTTGGCGTCTTCGATGAAGGCTGCATGGGGATGTATAACGCCATCATCGACGACGAATTGCTCAATGCGGCGGGCGTTTTCAAAGAGCGCCTCAGCCAGTCTGCGCTTGTCGCCCGGATGCGCACCGTTTCAGACGATGATGCAAAGGGTGTACGGCAATGGCTGAATGCAAAAGGGCTGCGCTTTGCGACTGGCAAGGACGAAAAGACCGAACTTACGGATGCGCAAATTCACGAGCAGTGCAAGATGTATATCGCAGCGACTCGCATAGCGGACGAATTTGGCTGCGATGCGATTGGCATTCAATATCAGCAGGGACTGAAAGACATGGTTCCGGCGTCGGACCTCGTTGAGGGGCTACTCAATAATGCAGACCGGCCTCCTGTGCGCGGCGAGCATGGCAAAGAACTCTATGCCGGCGGGCCGCTGCCTCACTTCAACGAGGTGGACGAGTGCGCGGGGCTGGACGCTCTCGTGACAAACCGCTGCTGGACTGCACTCAAGCTCGATCCCTCGACCACGCTGCATGACCTGCGTTGGGGCGAGCACTATCAAGGTGACGGCATCGACGATTTCGTCTGGGTCCTCCAGATCTCGGGGGCCGCTCCGGCGAGCCATTTTGTGGATGGCTATCGTGGGGCATCCAGCGAACGGCAGCCCCCCATGTATTTCCCCCTGGGCGGGGGAACGCTGAAGGGCGTCGGCAAGCCAGGAAAGATCGTCTGGAGCCGCGTGTTTGTCGAGGACAACGCCCTGCATGTGGACATTGGTCTGGGCTCCGTCGTCCAATTGCCGGAAGAAGAGACGATGCGCCGCTGGCAGCAGACGACGATTCAATGGCCCATGGTGAGCGCCATCTTCGATGGCATTTCGCGTGACTCATTTATGGCGAGACACCGGGCAAACCACGTCAGCATTGCGTATGCTTCCGATGCCAGGACTGCTTCCCAGGCACTTGCAACGAAATCCGCAATGTTTCACGAGTTAGGTGTGCAAGTCCACCTATGCGGTCTAGTCAACTTTGATTAG
- a CDS encoding sugar porter family MFS transporter: MTINSHVIKSTIVGALGGLLFGFDTAVISGTTHALTQVYHLTPFTLGVTVSSALVGTVIGAMGAGIPGQRYGRRDSLRAMAVCYIISALGCAFAWSWPALIFFRFIGGVGIGGSSVLGPMYIAEIAPTEWRGRLVGFFQVNIVVGILLAYVSNFLIGMMHLGPLEWRSQLGISGLPAILFLGALFTIPRSPRWLTMKHKLEEALEVLRLTGIPNPQEDLDEIVASVHFERSASADPVFSRKYGLPIFVAITVGMFCQLSGINAILYYLNDIFALAGASKVSGDIQAVAVGAANLVATLLAMSVIDKIGRKKLLLFGTGGLAFCLSAISYVFLTHKHLNWLVWLLMVYIAFFAVSQGAVVWVYISEIFPTRVRSKGQSIGSSSHWITNAAISLIFPLMAVSSGAYPFIFFAAMMVLDFFLVLLYYPETSNVSLEHLQTSLGID, encoded by the coding sequence ATGACAATCAATTCCCACGTAATTAAAAGCACCATCGTAGGCGCACTCGGCGGCCTATTGTTTGGATTCGATACCGCTGTTATCTCTGGCACGACGCATGCTTTAACACAGGTCTACCACCTCACGCCCTTTACTCTCGGCGTCACCGTCTCCAGCGCCCTGGTGGGTACCGTCATCGGCGCAATGGGAGCGGGCATCCCCGGACAACGCTATGGTCGTCGGGACAGTCTTCGCGCGATGGCTGTCTGCTACATCATCTCCGCATTGGGATGTGCGTTTGCCTGGAGCTGGCCGGCACTGATCTTCTTTCGCTTCATCGGCGGCGTTGGCATCGGCGGCTCGTCCGTCCTTGGCCCCATGTATATCGCCGAGATCGCGCCGACCGAATGGCGGGGGCGTTTGGTCGGCTTCTTCCAGGTCAATATCGTCGTAGGAATTTTGCTTGCCTATGTCTCTAATTTTTTGATTGGCATGATGCATCTTGGGCCTCTTGAGTGGCGCTCGCAGTTGGGCATCTCCGGGCTCCCGGCGATTCTGTTTCTGGGTGCCCTGTTTACGATACCGCGCAGCCCGCGATGGCTGACTATGAAACATAAGCTGGAGGAGGCACTTGAGGTGCTTCGTCTCACCGGGATTCCTAATCCGCAAGAGGACCTCGACGAGATCGTTGCCTCTGTCCATTTTGAGCGGTCTGCATCGGCTGATCCTGTGTTCTCCAGGAAGTACGGGCTCCCGATTTTCGTAGCGATTACGGTAGGCATGTTTTGCCAGCTTTCGGGCATCAATGCCATCCTCTATTACCTGAACGACATCTTCGCTCTCGCCGGAGCTTCCAAGGTATCTGGCGATATCCAGGCTGTCGCTGTCGGCGCTGCCAATCTTGTTGCTACGTTGCTTGCGATGTCGGTGATCGACAAGATCGGACGCAAGAAGCTGCTGTTGTTTGGTACGGGCGGCCTGGCGTTCTGCCTATCCGCCATTTCGTACGTCTTTCTTACCCACAAGCATCTCAACTGGCTGGTTTGGCTCCTCATGGTCTATATCGCCTTCTTTGCGGTGTCTCAAGGCGCGGTTGTTTGGGTCTACATCAGCGAGATATTCCCGACTCGGGTGCGATCAAAGGGCCAGAGCATTGGCAGTTCATCGCATTGGATAACGAACGCTGCCATTTCCTTGATTTTTCCCCTGATGGCGGTCTCTTCCGGCGCGTACCCATTTATATTCTTCGCGGCGATGATGGTGCTCGACTTCTTCCTGGTCCTGCTCTATTACCCCGAGACCAGCAACGTATCGCTGGAGCATCTGCAAACCAGCCTGGGTATCGACTAA
- a CDS encoding glycoside hydrolase family 172 protein: MMRLAIALLLSASFVAAAHAQAPGWQPDVTQQQTYTLHRASSADPTGGNADFRRVAPGATYTVLDTDGPGVISHIWFTISDSEPYHLKRIVLRIYWDGETTPSVEAPIGDFFGLGLGTYHNWQSEMLSVGSVKALNSYFPMPYRHHARITVTNEGKQQIGSLYYNIDYRTEPHPLPEGTLYFHAQYRQAQPNHGWTDKWDNNGTPLVNDKANLDGKDNYVWLDAKGHGQYVGVTMSVLQNQDSWWGEGDDMFFIDGAKLPSITGTGSEDYFLGAWDFGGKEFSYPLYGAPVLGDELAGGRSSVYRFHFDAPIPFTKSIKATIEHGHANHRSDNYYSVAYWYQAEPHAPFPALPPVDERIPVLQPVGGPGNAGGSH; encoded by the coding sequence ATGATGCGACTCGCAATTGCTCTTTTACTGTCTGCCAGCTTTGTAGCCGCGGCACACGCCCAGGCTCCGGGCTGGCAGCCAGATGTTACACAGCAACAGACGTACACCTTGCATCGGGCTTCGAGCGCCGATCCCACGGGAGGCAACGCGGACTTTCGACGCGTTGCCCCGGGTGCAACCTACACTGTTTTGGATACAGATGGTCCAGGGGTGATCTCGCACATCTGGTTCACCATAAGTGATTCAGAGCCATACCATCTCAAGCGTATTGTTCTGCGCATCTATTGGGATGGAGAGACTACTCCGAGCGTCGAAGCTCCAATCGGCGACTTCTTTGGCCTTGGATTGGGAACCTATCATAACTGGCAGTCTGAGATGTTGTCCGTTGGCAGCGTCAAGGCGCTGAACAGCTATTTCCCCATGCCTTATCGGCATCATGCCCGCATTACAGTGACGAATGAAGGCAAGCAGCAAATTGGAAGTCTTTACTACAACATTGATTACCGTACGGAGCCACATCCTCTTCCAGAGGGCACTTTGTACTTCCACGCACAATACCGCCAGGCCCAGCCCAATCATGGCTGGACTGATAAATGGGATAACAACGGAACTCCGCTCGTCAATGACAAGGCCAACCTCGATGGAAAGGATAACTATGTCTGGCTCGACGCAAAGGGACATGGGCAATATGTAGGCGTAACCATGTCTGTGTTGCAAAACCAGGATTCGTGGTGGGGCGAAGGCGATGACATGTTCTTCATCGATGGCGCAAAGCTGCCCTCAATCACCGGCACTGGCAGCGAAGACTACTTTCTGGGCGCGTGGGACTTCGGAGGCAAGGAATTTTCCTATCCGCTCTATGGAGCGCCTGTGCTGGGTGATGAACTGGCAGGTGGGAGATCGAGCGTCTACCGCTTCCATTTCGATGCTCCGATCCCTTTCACCAAATCCATCAAAGCGACGATTGAACACGGTCACGCAAACCACCGCTCTGACAACTACTACTCCGTCGCGTACTGGTACCAGGCCGAGCCACACGCCCCATTCCCGGCATTGCCACCCGTGGACGAGAGGATACCGGTGCTACAGCCGGTTGGCGGTCCCGGCAATGCTGGTGGATCTCACTAA
- a CDS encoding peroxiredoxin, protein MAESRIPRIMEPAPDFEAKSTQGLIRLSDYTSRGKWVLLFSHPADFTPVCSTEFIEFARSYDDFEKINVQLIGVSIDSVYSHIAWVRDLEQLGGVQIKFPVIADLDQKVSAAYGMVHEAAAETATIRAVFVIDPKSNVRALIYYPMQLGRNIDELFRVFQALQAADANGVSCPANWRPGQPVIVPAPATVEDAAKRTSGSNSGLDVQSWYLAKKELPLAK, encoded by the coding sequence ATGGCTGAATCACGCATCCCACGAATTATGGAGCCGGCGCCGGACTTCGAGGCGAAGAGCACACAGGGCCTCATCCGCCTGAGTGACTACACGTCCAGGGGCAAGTGGGTGCTCCTGTTCTCGCATCCTGCAGACTTTACGCCAGTCTGCTCGACCGAGTTCATTGAATTTGCCCGGAGCTATGACGACTTCGAGAAGATCAATGTGCAATTGATCGGGGTCTCGATCGACTCGGTGTACTCGCACATTGCGTGGGTACGCGATCTGGAGCAGCTTGGCGGTGTACAGATCAAGTTTCCGGTAATCGCCGACCTCGACCAGAAGGTCTCCGCAGCCTATGGCATGGTGCATGAGGCTGCTGCGGAAACAGCAACGATTCGCGCGGTATTTGTCATCGATCCCAAGAGCAACGTCCGGGCGCTGATTTACTACCCGATGCAGCTTGGACGCAACATCGACGAACTGTTCCGGGTATTTCAGGCTTTGCAGGCTGCCGATGCAAATGGGGTCTCGTGTCCGGCGAACTGGCGTCCCGGCCAGCCGGTGATTGTGCCTGCTCCGGCCACGGTGGAAGACGCCGCCAAGCGCACCAGCGGCAGCAACAGCGGACTGGATGTACAGAGTTGGTATCTTGCAAAGAAAGAGCTTCCCTTAGCAAAGTAG
- a CDS encoding peroxiredoxin, translating to MSLRINDEAPDFTAETTQGTINFHEWIGDGWAILFSHPKDFTPVCTTELGTMAGLEGEFQKRGAKIIGLSVDPASSHAKWAIDIEETQGHKVNYPMIGDPELKVAKLYNMLPADAGNTSEGRTPAGNAAVRTVFVIGPDKRIKLMLAYPMSTGRNFDEIIRVLDSIQLTTKHKVSTPANWKNGDTVILAGTVSDEEGQKLYPDSFKKINSYIRTVAQPK from the coding sequence ATGTCACTCCGTATCAATGATGAAGCTCCCGATTTCACAGCTGAGACCACACAGGGCACCATCAACTTCCATGAGTGGATCGGCGACGGCTGGGCCATCCTGTTCTCGCATCCCAAGGACTTTACCCCGGTGTGCACCACAGAGCTGGGCACCATGGCGGGCCTCGAAGGCGAATTTCAGAAACGCGGCGCGAAGATCATCGGGCTCAGTGTGGACCCTGCAAGCAGCCACGCCAAGTGGGCAATCGACATTGAAGAGACACAGGGCCATAAGGTGAACTACCCCATGATCGGCGACCCCGAGTTGAAGGTGGCCAAGCTGTACAACATGCTTCCTGCCGACGCCGGCAACACATCCGAAGGCCGCACTCCCGCCGGCAACGCCGCCGTGCGCACGGTGTTCGTGATCGGCCCCGACAAGAGAATCAAGCTGATGCTCGCTTATCCCATGAGCACCGGACGCAACTTCGACGAGATCATCCGCGTTCTTGATTCGATTCAGTTGACCACCAAGCACAAGGTTTCGACGCCCGCCAATTGGAAGAATGGCGATACTGTGATCCTCGCCGGCACTGTGTCGGACGAAGAAGGACAGAAGCTGTATCCCGATAGCTTCAAGAAGATCAACTCCTACATCCGGACTGTCGCTCAGCCCAAATAA
- a CDS encoding PhzF family phenazine biosynthesis protein, producing the protein MSNQPVTLHPPSSPSASPRVFDYALVDVFAESSLQGNQLAIFSDARGLSDEEMQALAREMKLSETTFILPRAPEVERERGVQVRIFTVAEELQFAGHPTLGTASWLYQNHATLPDAEQVTLDLRVGPIPVRFRAPTPAEQGVFGTMKQNDPTFGDIHDRVTLADALGLSIDDLDPDLPAQTVSTGMAFCIVPLKSLAVAARLEIPQQKARTYLERSDAKFFHCITRASASSGADWHARMQFYNGEDPATGSASGCTIAYLVRHGLAASGKPIVIEQGIEMLRPSRIHVSATIAGETVSEVFVGGRTIPVAMGRLFLP; encoded by the coding sequence ATGTCAAATCAGCCAGTTACGCTGCACCCGCCTTCGAGTCCATCCGCATCTCCGCGCGTCTTCGACTACGCGCTGGTCGACGTCTTCGCCGAAAGCTCTCTTCAGGGCAACCAACTCGCCATCTTCAGCGATGCTCGCGGCCTCTCCGACGAAGAGATGCAGGCGCTCGCGCGTGAGATGAAGCTCTCGGAGACCACCTTCATCCTTCCCCGCGCACCCGAGGTCGAACGAGAGCGCGGAGTCCAGGTCCGCATCTTCACGGTTGCGGAAGAGCTTCAGTTCGCGGGCCATCCCACCCTGGGTACTGCAAGCTGGCTGTACCAGAATCACGCCACGCTTCCAGACGCAGAGCAGGTCACTCTCGACCTTCGTGTTGGCCCGATTCCTGTACGCTTCAGAGCTCCCACGCCCGCAGAGCAGGGCGTCTTTGGCACCATGAAGCAGAACGACCCTACGTTTGGCGATATTCACGATCGTGTAACTCTTGCCGACGCGCTCGGTCTCTCGATCGATGATCTCGATCCGGACCTCCCCGCGCAGACCGTCTCCACGGGCATGGCCTTTTGCATCGTGCCGCTCAAATCACTCGCTGTCGCCGCACGGCTCGAAATTCCGCAGCAGAAGGCGCGCACCTATCTCGAGCGCAGCGACGCGAAGTTCTTTCACTGCATCACCCGTGCGAGTGCAAGCTCTGGCGCGGACTGGCACGCTCGCATGCAGTTCTACAACGGAGAAGACCCTGCCACTGGCTCTGCATCCGGCTGCACGATTGCCTACTTGGTGCGCCACGGCCTGGCAGCCAGCGGAAAACCCATCGTTATCGAGCAGGGAATCGAGATGCTTCGACCGAGCCGCATTCATGTCAGCGCAACAATTGCGGGAGAGACCGTGTCCGAAGTGTTCGTCGGAGGCCGCACCATTCCCGTTGCAATGGGACGCCTTTTCCTGCCGTGA
- a CDS encoding response regulator: MRPKKTILCVDDNEQVLAVRTFLLETRGYRVISVTSAQQALDIVHQSAPGSLDLLLCDLLMPQMDGNELVRRAKQHHPCLPAMIVSGTVNAFDRACSADVFLPKGACSAAEMIERIRVLVARKRGPKKAYSVNPHAQLSAYTPAIAS, from the coding sequence ATGCGCCCCAAGAAGACGATCCTCTGTGTCGACGACAACGAACAAGTACTCGCCGTCCGTACCTTTCTGCTCGAAACCCGTGGCTATCGCGTCATCTCTGTAACCAGCGCGCAACAGGCGCTCGATATCGTTCACCAGTCGGCTCCCGGCTCACTTGATCTTCTTCTCTGTGATCTTCTTATGCCCCAGATGGACGGCAACGAACTGGTCCGCCGCGCCAAGCAGCATCACCCCTGCCTGCCTGCCATGATCGTCTCCGGCACCGTCAACGCCTTCGACCGTGCCTGCTCCGCCGACGTCTTCCTGCCCAAGGGAGCCTGCTCTGCCGCCGAGATGATCGAGCGCATCCGCGTGCTCGTAGCTCGCAAGCGCGGCCCCAAGAAGGCCTACTCTGTAAATCCGCATGCTCAGCTCTCTGCCTACACCCCGGCCATCGCCAGCTAA
- the recG gene encoding ATP-dependent DNA helicase RecG, producing the protein MLELSTPIKYVKRVGERVAEALAKRGVETVEDLLYHLPFRYEDRLNPLPISGLKAGAMASVIGEVRGTALLKTRSMPLFEMTVGQGLSTVKCMWFHGEYLRDKFRVGQMVALYGRVEASRSTAGRFKMIQPQFEILPAQDGPEAEFVRLEMGRIVPVYEFLGGTTAWGAKLTSRWLRRVLWGIFEELEEKTGAVPETVPAALLKRLKLPGRMEALRSIHFPEAGTPMVELMSAATPGHRRLIFEELFYLELGLELKRRRMREREGTAFVTNVKVREAIKQVLPFHPTAAQKRVLGEIADDMRKPQPMRRLLQGDVGSGKTIVAMQAALVAIENGYQTALMAPTEILATQHYLSARKLLGNVLSPRTGKPYRVTLLTGSLDEATKREARGRIFRGETDLAIGTHALIEDKVDFENLGLVIVDEQHRFGVQQRFRLMKKDTALDPDVLVMTATPIPRTLALTLYGDLDASVIDELPPGRTPIVTRRTTEERAEDVWGFVRKQVAAGRQAYIVYPVIEGAKDDQPELDFAHDVEEQGSEKAAGKKAKTSKGKAAKTEKLFESKKPLRAASDMYEELRKGALAGLRLGLLHGRLSADDKEVAMRRFQRGDTDVLIATTVIEVGVDVPNASVMVIEHAERFGLAQMHQLRGRVGRGAAKSYCILMTGGKVSEQAEARLDAMVRTQNGFELAELDLQQRGPGEFFGTRQAGLPEFRVANLIRDRALLELAKKEASRFAEQPDPAISHEEKDAVWARLKQQWQRRYGLVEA; encoded by the coding sequence GTGCTGGAACTCTCGACTCCAATTAAATATGTGAAGCGCGTGGGGGAACGCGTCGCCGAAGCCCTGGCCAAGAGGGGCGTGGAGACCGTCGAGGATCTGCTTTATCATCTGCCCTTTCGTTATGAAGACCGGCTGAATCCGTTGCCGATCAGCGGACTGAAGGCCGGGGCGATGGCCAGTGTGATCGGCGAGGTGCGCGGTACGGCACTGCTGAAGACGCGCAGCATGCCACTATTTGAGATGACCGTCGGGCAGGGACTAAGCACGGTGAAGTGCATGTGGTTCCACGGCGAGTATTTGCGCGATAAGTTTCGCGTGGGACAGATGGTGGCGCTATACGGGCGCGTTGAGGCGTCGCGGTCCACCGCTGGTCGATTCAAGATGATCCAGCCTCAGTTTGAGATTCTGCCTGCTCAGGATGGGCCTGAGGCTGAGTTTGTACGGCTGGAGATGGGACGAATCGTGCCCGTGTATGAGTTTCTCGGCGGTACTACGGCGTGGGGCGCGAAGCTGACCTCGCGATGGCTGCGGCGAGTGCTTTGGGGGATCTTCGAGGAGTTGGAAGAGAAGACGGGCGCTGTTCCGGAGACTGTACCGGCGGCGCTGCTGAAGCGGCTGAAGCTACCGGGAAGGATGGAGGCGCTACGGTCGATTCATTTTCCCGAGGCGGGAACGCCGATGGTGGAGCTGATGTCGGCGGCGACTCCGGGGCATCGGCGGTTGATCTTCGAGGAGCTGTTTTATCTGGAACTGGGGCTGGAGCTGAAGCGACGCAGAATGCGCGAACGCGAGGGCACCGCGTTTGTGACGAATGTAAAAGTCCGCGAAGCGATCAAGCAGGTGCTTCCCTTTCACCCCACCGCCGCGCAGAAGCGCGTGCTGGGAGAGATTGCCGACGACATGCGCAAGCCACAACCGATGCGGCGGCTGTTGCAGGGCGATGTGGGTTCGGGCAAGACGATTGTCGCGATGCAGGCGGCTCTGGTGGCGATCGAGAACGGTTACCAGACCGCGCTAATGGCTCCGACGGAGATTCTGGCGACGCAGCATTATCTGTCCGCACGAAAGCTGCTGGGGAATGTGCTTTCGCCGAGGACGGGCAAGCCTTATCGCGTAACGCTGTTGACGGGGTCGCTCGATGAGGCGACGAAGCGGGAGGCGCGCGGAAGAATATTTCGCGGAGAGACCGATCTGGCGATTGGGACTCATGCGCTGATTGAGGACAAGGTTGACTTCGAAAATCTGGGCCTTGTGATTGTGGACGAGCAGCACCGGTTCGGCGTGCAGCAGCGGTTTCGGCTGATGAAGAAGGACACTGCGCTCGACCCGGACGTGCTGGTAATGACGGCCACTCCGATTCCCCGGACGCTGGCGCTGACTTTGTATGGCGATCTGGATGCCAGCGTGATCGATGAGCTGCCGCCCGGGCGAACTCCAATTGTTACGCGGAGGACGACGGAGGAACGGGCAGAGGATGTCTGGGGATTTGTACGGAAGCAGGTTGCGGCTGGACGACAAGCCTATATCGTCTATCCCGTGATTGAAGGAGCAAAGGACGATCAGCCCGAGTTGGATTTTGCGCATGATGTGGAAGAACAGGGATCAGAGAAGGCGGCTGGGAAGAAGGCCAAGACCTCTAAAGGAAAAGCTGCGAAGACGGAGAAGTTGTTTGAGTCTAAGAAGCCGCTTCGTGCGGCCAGCGATATGTATGAGGAGTTACGCAAAGGCGCATTGGCTGGGCTGCGGCTGGGACTGTTGCATGGGCGTTTGAGTGCTGACGACAAAGAGGTAGCGATGCGGCGGTTTCAACGGGGCGATACTGATGTGCTGATCGCCACCACCGTCATTGAAGTGGGTGTAGATGTCCCGAATGCTTCGGTGATGGTTATCGAACATGCGGAGCGATTTGGCTTGGCACAGATGCATCAGTTACGCGGGCGCGTGGGTCGCGGAGCGGCGAAGAGCTACTGCATCCTGATGACCGGCGGAAAGGTGAGCGAGCAAGCCGAGGCCAGACTGGATGCGATGGTGCGCACGCAGAATGGTTTTGAGCTGGCTGAGCTCGATCTCCAGCAGCGCGGGCCGGGAGAGTTCTTCGGCACGCGCCAGGCTGGATTGCCGGAGTTTCGTGTAGCCAACCTGATACGCGATCGCGCTTTGCTGGAGCTGGCCAAGAAGGAGGCTTCGAGGTTTGCGGAGCAGCCCGATCCGGCGATTTCGCATGAAGAGAAAGACGCTGTATGGGCGAGGCTGAAGCAGCAGTGGCAGCGGCGATATGGGCTGGTGGAAGCCTGA